The nucleotide sequence ttttaattattttttaaattatattaataataatacatattttttaattatttataataatatatatgttgttaaaatttgattttttttgcaaacgcAAGCTAACTATTACCTAACCTAAATACTCAGGTAGCACATACACGTTtccgaaacgttttataaccgatttctaGAAACGTTTCTCATGAGTAAAAATGTCCATTCGAAAAGCGTTTGAtggaacgtttcttttccaataaaaaaacgtttaaactattatagaaacgttttgttttaatgataaagacattattttatataaagacatttaaaattcctacTTTTCACGTCTTTTGAACGTGTTTATGACGTCTTTAAGACATGCGTGGGAATGTTCTAAAAGCTTTATTTATGCATATGCCATCTATGAtatgtctatttttttttcgaagaaattcctgaactggtgcacattcgtgcaatataagttaaagtgaaataaaataacttgtCTCTAACTTAATAGCATTACtgatgtgcaccagttcaggaagGATTCTTCAAAACGGAACACACGCataaatgttcttttaatggccacgttcagcagaacgtttattttgcaactgttggaagttttctaagctcagatttgtccgatgacaaatagattttattaagaccggtaaaacaaaattaatttaagtaaataagtagatatatgtgtatggataaaatgatttattttgtgcaataataattactgcaatataaatttaaatgtttcaaaaaagactattaaagctattatatagataaagcaaattataattttgaaaagaaaaatttaacaaatagatatttttgttaactgcagaaacgtaaaaaatacgttttctTACTACCTCGGtcgaaagtacgtactttcgGCCCCGATTCCACGGCAGAAAGTCTCATTTTTATGCCTTGGTTAAACTATATGCGCGCCATCTAGAATAGCGGGAGTAAAAACTTAGTTGCGTGCACTGGCACTCAATATATGACAAGATCCCTACCACAATATTACCACAAACCCAATTCACATCGCCCCAACCTCTACTTTTACTTTCACTCGTATAacctaaaaatttgtttacagtTAGTCAATGATAGTGTATTTATACCTTTATTTATAGATGCATTTGATTTGATGCCTGCCCCCGACCAGCagcactcgcttcgctcgtgccgcaAATGTCGGGGCAGGCATCAATATCTTCAACACACACATGTCATTCTTCCGTACTTTCGACCAGGCAGCAAGAAAAATAGTATACACTACACGGGCAGAAAGTTTGAGAGCCCTGAACTGCGCGCCGCCGAGAGCACGATGGCGCGCATACAATGGGGCAGGCATCAATATCTTCAACACACACATGTCATTCTTCCGTACTTTCGACCAGGCAGCAAGAAAAATAGTATACACTACACGGGCAGAAAGTTTGAGAGCTCAAACTTTCTGCCCTTGTagtgtaatatactattttaaaaataaataccttaTACACTATTCTCTGTAGAACAAAACGTGTAttgttaattgaaatatttttctacaagggctacaattaatatatacagccagtactaaaaatctatagtttacatCACGTACACATGCAGACAAAAATGTCatgacatatatataggtaatCTTTCATCTtacctatattatatattactaatatataatctttactccgtaattatataaatatataatattataaagcatttttttaGCATATACTACAAAAACaaagattattattctttatattctccACTCTTTtttcagagaaaaaaatgacatCCAATTATCAACCGATATATTGTGAGAGCTGTAATCGATATCCCTTTATCAGCAGAGTATCCGTAGGAGAAGAGGATAGTATTGACTTTATCTATCAATTTGcaaagaaaagatttgttGCTAAGGACCACATGAGTCacagtatatattatactgcTCCTGACATAATTGGGCCACCCAAATTTCCACACTATGACTATGGAAAACAATTTCGtccatgtttttttaatagaacatATACCTTTGTACGTATATTTCCTGATATTGTCTGTTATCGTTTTGTACAAAGAAATCGTAATCTAAATGTATGctacaaaattttctattatctgATACATGGTTACTTTTCAAAACAGCGGCCTGACCctttaatatcaaattctCCGTGGCAAGATGAAATGAGAACatgcaattttatacattgcCCGCATCATGATACGATCGAAAATAAGTATATTGGTACGTAATgctttaattgataaataaggtattgttaaagaagataggtttttttttagaagggagcatatttatattttctattttgaagatatcgaGTTTCATGAAGCTGTATATCCAATCAGAGTTTCTATATACGAAATATACAATCCTGGAAgcttaattcaaattttggcTCGAGATCCTAATAACGAGTGGATTAAGTTGTGGAATGAATCGTCTCAGATTGTACCCCCgacatcaagattattttcccCACCCTTATCACACCCGTGTAACTTTAAAACCAAAATGGTCAGGCtaacatttaaaaagagtaCATGTGTCTCTTACACAAAGCTAGATGCTATCATGCTTATTGGTACATCAAATTTGATTCTTTCTAGAAATCCTTACGAGGATTTAACTGATATGTTAAGGAAAATTAACTGCATGTACTCTCAAAACCATGaggatatttataatttaacagcagatataaaaaatgcacatATGGATATAGTTCATCTGCAAAAGAATTTTCCTGAATATTGCATTATTGGTAAAAGGTATTGTCGTCAACATTAAGTAATATTCAAATCCTTTTATgctgttaataataaatatgaatgtGTTCCAATATTATTTGCAGCGACATAAGAAGAACTtcttataacaataatttgagGCCCCAAGATGTATCTCAGGAAGTGATCCCCGATTATGTACGACCTTATGGAGAGAAAAACTCGcgtcatattttattagaaagtCATTCAAATGATGCAAAGTGTATGAAACTTTCTTCGGATGAATCCAAGGAGCTATCACGTTGCAGTATATCTGAGCTTCCTGTAAAGTATTCTTAAAAGTCTACGTACTTctcgtaataatatttattgcaatgtcATCTCgtgtattaaagttttacattttatttttgcaggatgagataatgttaaaaatatttaaaaacttagaTTTGATGACGTTATGCCGCATGAATAAAGTAAATAGGCGCTTCAACGATTTAATACGGGACTCTAGCCTCTATACACGTTTAAACATTAAACAGGGATTTCCCAGGGAGATgcgcaatttattttgttacctTACAtctagatgtaaatatttgcaacagTTGGATCTTAAAGCAAGCACCTTTGATGTTACGAATTTTGTAAACTTTCTTGATAATTGCGGCAGAAGTCTAACGCACTTAAGATTACGTTACTGCCGTACTGTTGACAATCGGGCCttacttaaaatttcagagatatgcaaaaatttgaaaggtatGTGTAAACAggatgtattattttaaatgaccaACCTTTAAATATCTCTTgaacaatacattttaaagaaaaatgttatagAAAAAAGTTGTTGTTCAAAAGAAACCtatagacaattttattagattttaggTCCAAATCCCATGTTGAGCCCGGTATGGcccaaacaaattttttaaatagagattcttatttttattgtatcatttttttctactaattaaattgaataacttttgtttggagatattcaaggaaaacttggttattttttcaatacttAGCTTGCAATATCTCGATAATTGTTTGTCGGAGGAAAAAGTGGTACAGGACTTTTGACTCGATTTAGTCTCAAAAATatgctgttgcaatagtatcccaatttttttaaatatttgtatgtacTTACATAAAAGCACCAAGGAGATGTATAcacaaacatttaaaaaaattaagacacTATTGCAACAGCATATTCTTGAGACCAAATCAAGTCAAATAGTCCTGTATATCACTTTTTTCTCTGACAatcaattatcgaaatatcgtaagctaaatattaaaaaagtcaccaagttttccttgaatatctcaaaaagtattaggcaaataaaagatgtttcagataaaagttgttcaaattaattagtagaaagaatagaaataaaagtttttatttgacTTAGGCTCTACTGGGCTTAACACTAACCCCAGATCAAAAATTTGATAAGATCGATTATTGGCCCCCTTTAATCCCtccttttgtttaaaacatttttctctaaaatgtatTGTTCATGAGATAGTTGAGGtcgtcatttttttaaaatggaatatcctgtatataaatatatataatatataattgtggGACATATTGTgttatattattgcatataaacaacgcatattttttttagaatttactCTATATAATTGTTATGACGTAAACGACGAAGGATTTTCGTATCTCGAAAAGCTAAATGGTTTCGAacatttaaacatttgttCTAGTGATATAAAAGGTCAACGTCTTTacaaaatactgcaaaaaaatcaacaaattcgtgatttaaattttgtaccTGGATGCCTTACAAATCCAGACACAGCAACAgtgttatataatttgtgtTCTAACTTGGAAGTAATACGTATACAGGACATAGCTGAACTTACatcgcgagatattaacgCCCTCGCTGACTGTAAGGATTTACGAAAAGTGTACTTTTGggggtaagtgtgttttttaatttttttttaatacatgttACCATATTTCTTAGTGAAATTCATGTTTGGTTTTCTTAAATTTCGTACAgcttgaaaaagttacattaattttcttttgttaattaaagaaCTATAATATGCAACCCGATTTCCCTCGGTCTCGCTGGCCGAGGGAGCGCGGCTACAAATTAATCCGCCGACCACTGGACGATAGCTCGAAGGGGATAACGAAGTCACTTCTCTTACCGAAATTCCCGTATCTTAGATCTTGGGCGATACCATTtgattgggcgccaggtgcgattataGACGCGCACCACGTCTCGATAACGTTCTCCTCCTTAATCTCGCCACAAGCTCAGGGCGTAGCTCCGCGTGAAAGGGATGAAGGTGGAGAAGGAGCGTAACGCAAGCAACACAGAAATAAAGCCCGGTAATAAACAATagtaaatagatatatttcattcaATAAACACAAACGAGCAAATCGTATCGGGAAACCAAGGCCGGATCCCGCTCAAATGGCCGATATTACCGCGGTACTCGGGGCGGCCGTTACCGCACGCGCGAAGTGCGTGATGTTCACGCACGCGAGGCTCCCTTCGCGAGCGAAGCTTTCTATCCTAAGCGCGACCCCGCGATAACGTCAATCTGCCCACGTCTTAATTTCCGGATCCCGAACGCTCGGCGATTCTCACACACCCGACGCAAACGATTCTCATACACTCCACACAACAATTCTCACCCGCACGACACAATGTATGCAACGCCAGAATGGCGCGCTCGCGAGATTCTTAAGGTGCTTTTTCATGGGCGTCAGTTGACGCCGATATTCTGACGCGCAATGAAGAAGCGTCAATGTGTCAATTGACCATGCGTCAATTTTTGGAACTCGCGTCGAGAAATTGATACACATAACCTGcagtgttattatttattgcagtAGTTTTCGGAAAAATGtgcaaatgttataaattcaagaaattcAGAAATTCAAAAAAGACGTATAGCAGCAGCATTTGCCGTGATAGCTgcaattgaagaaaataaaaggaggaaatatacaaaaaagaaatactggGTTGCACAGAGATTTTTGAGAATCGTGCAGTGCATGGATTTTACCACGCGATATTTCCTATTTTGCGTTTAGAAAGTTCGCGATTTTTAACGAACCGACATGACACTTTGACGCTAGAAGTTGGAAAATCTGAACTTCTTCAGCGTCGACGCAGAAACAACATGACGTCACAAAATCGTCTTGACGCGCGTCAACTGACGCCCATGAAGGCTGCATTCgaggagcgcgctattagcgctattgcatcattctgtctttatcgctcatcagatgtaaaacaaggatagaataagcaaatagcactaatagcgcgctccccgaatccagctgaaatcgcacctttagGCGGGCAAACGCGACGATATTCGCCCGCACCCACGGCGCAAGATATCCGCGAGGCCCGCGATGCACCTCAACGCACCCCAAGGTGCCCGGCGCGGTCCCTCCCGACACGCACACGGGACTTCCGTACGCGAAACGCGACAATAACGCGATAATCATACGCAAAAGGAGCCCGGCGCGGTCCCTCCCGACACGCACACGGGACTTCCGTACGCGACACGCGACAATATACCGTAATACGCAACACTAAACACAATATTCACAAGACGCACACGACGCTATACGCGAATTGACTGCCGATCTCACGCAAGTTTTCGAGTAGGGCTTTTACTGTTTCTGGCTACGATCTCGGCCGGCCACGTGCCCGCGATCCCGACAAGCAGCCGCGATAATCTTCCCGGCATCCACAACGGCGGGAGCCGGTAGCTAAGTACGACACGTAATCAGGCCGATTCACACGGTAATCTACTCGATATACGCCTTTCCGGCACCGTGTCGCGACCAcagatgatataataaaagtcgCGACCGAGATCGAGCCCTCAATGAATAGGCAGCACCGGAGTGGAGATCTTACAATTTGCTGCTCGCTGCTGCTcggcggcgtcggggcgctcCTCCAAGGGTGGCTCCTCGTCCGCGGCTAGgggtgcattcggggagcACGCTATTAGCACAATTATCGTCTAAAACTGTTCGAGGAGACGCTTTGTGGCGCTGTGATATACGATGATGACGTCACTGTAAAGGCAGCGTGACGTCATCACTCGCGCTATTTTCGCTATTATTTTCGAGGTGAGGCACGAAATACTATTGGCGCTtaagctgcgttcggggagcttGCTATCGCTGTCGCGCTATTGGCTCTTCGAACGAAGTTCATAGCGTTTGCGTTTATAGCGTTaatagcgtctccccgaaTGCACCCTAGATCGACAGTGAGGAGCGGTCGGTTCGGCGGGACCACGCCGGACCCCCGCACTTGCGCCCTCAAGCTCGCAGTTTTTCCGCCCCGCCGATTGGTTGTGTGCGTCGCTCTGTTCGCGACGTTGCAGACGATTTTCGCCATTTTCCCGCGGCACATTTGATTCGGCTGCTGGTTGTGCGCGGGCCCCTCGCGGTTTTCCGCCCGGCTGATCAGACCGTGGCGGCGCCGCTCGGCCCTTGGGGCGCCGTCGGGTGAGTGTGTGGGTCGTCCACCCGCGCTGCAGTCGCGGTGGCGCACCCGTGTTCAGGCTGCGGCGGGGCCGTGTTACGGGGCGAGGCATTCCCGGCGCTTTTCCAGCGGCAGGTCCCGGTGGCCCGCCCGTCGGCCGACCACTCCGTCGTGCGTCCTCCGAGCGCCCGTTTCTCCCTCGTCGCGACTATCGTCGTTACAACTGGTCGTGATCCCACGCTCCGGCACCACCCGTCATCCCTACGGAATGTTTCTCAAAAAAGGTTAGTTAACGCGGGTAGCCCTTCCTCGACCCGAGTCGAGGCGCCATCCCTGAccttcccctcggccgagctatcGCCTGGGCGGCGgacgtgacaaatgtcacgtcacaaataattatatgatttgcGTTACAGATTGATGGTAAGATGTACCATCTTTGATTGTGACTTGCGCAAATTACTTTCATCCTGGCAACACCTGGAAGTAGCTTTGTTCAGCAATATTAACTTCACTGAAggcaatttgaatttattagcCCAGTGCAAAAACTTGAAACAGTTACATCTTGGTTATGTGCAACTTGATACACCtgataaatattccattatttTGGAACAATGTCCAAAACTACAAGAGTTTTATCTCATATGCTGTAATCGTTATCACAGTATTAAcgattgtttaattaatgaatgGAAGGAAAGATTTCCACATGTGTCCGTCTATAAATATCCGTAATAATttgaatacatattatatatatacatcccTATTACTTTTCAAAAAGTATATGGTGAATTAGGTAGTAAAAAAAGTCAAAACTAATAAAAACGCaatattcacatttatttataatttatttctgaacagtttttctttcttttctttttcataatttgatTCTTTTGGGCAATGGTGTCATTTTCTTGTATGGAATGGTTGTTCGACGAAATATTGCGAGCTATATCAGAGAATTCttggtattttttttcctcaacCGCATGTCTCTTCCAAAAATTCGTttagaaattgattttctGTGGTACTTCTTTTAGCCAGATTTTTAAACAGCTCTCTGTGAAGtttgttacaaaaatgtatttttatatttttctgaaactacactattaaaaaagatataaaatttacaacacATTTACGATACCACGGTAAatgaaatttacaaattaggtatctgaaatttgaagtaaaaattctTGCACTTGTATAGCTAAATTCATACACAAACATGAATTTTAATCACtgatatgaaatttaatacacacaacattgaatattaaaaaccCGTTTAAGGTTTTTTGGAATACGAAAggtaagaatatatattttcgattaaaaatgagaatatttgtatatgaatTCATTTGTTGCAAACAGAGCATTGAAAATACAATATGTGCAgctatatttgtaaataaaatattaaattaaaatgggTAGTAATgggtacatataaaaaatattgtaaaaatacacCTTATATAGAACTAAGAGAATTAGTTTTTTTAGATCTCCAAACATGtgcaaagataaaatttattgatataattattatatatatgtataacaatattaaGTTAGAGAACatcaaaagagaaagaaattacaaagaactttataattttacttacaagGAAATCTCGTACATCttagaatatttaatgaatattaatgttttaagatAGAAAATACGATTAAGAGACATTAGATTTGGCGTGGCGTCTCCCGACTGCCTTTTTAAGATGTAgaattaaaaacttattttaaagtttttgttctttttattataagtacatatatatgttttaaattttttaataattattcttttttatattattttaaatttttcaaacatgtCTTTTTtaccaattaatttttaagttttttgtttttctgtttttctattattatttttttatttaaatttttaacctattatatcatttagtaattattctaaatttttattctactcttattattgtttatgtaTTGTTCGCGATCAAACTTAAAACCGGCgccgtttaattaattcagcGAATAATAcagagaattaaaataatgttaaataatttctgttaaaTTCTGCCTTTCAGTGTCCAAATTCAAAGTTATAAAACTAAGAATAAATCCGTTcgctgaaataataatatatttcccGGAACACGAGAAGGGCAGAAACATAGagcttaaggggatgctgtaGTGGCAGTAATGAGGTTCTTCACTAACTTTTGCTCCCGCACAGGAGAGCCACTGTGCCTGGTAGCTAACGGCGCAAATTTCAAAGCagcgaaagaataaaaaagaattgtgaTAATAATGAGTGGCGAAAAATACGCAAAGTGGTctgtggaaaaattaaaaaaaagctcCGTTCTCGGGGAGCAAAAGTAACGGGGAAAAAAGAAGGATTTACAAGATCGGTAAAATANNNNNNNNNNNNNNNNNNNNNNNNNNNNNNNNNNNNNNNNNNNNNNNNNNNNNNNNNNNNNNNNNNNNNNNNNNNNNNNNNNNNNNNNNNNNNNNNNNNNNNNNNNNNNNNNNNNNNNNNNNNNNNNNNNNNNNNNNNNNNNNNNNNNNNNNNNNNNNNNNNNNNNNNNNNNNNNNNNNNNNNNNNNNNNNNNNNNNNNNNNNNNNNNNNNNNNNNNNNNNNNNNNNNNNNNNNNNNNNNNNNNNNNNNNNNNNNNNNNNNNNNNNNNNNNNNNNNNNNNNNNNNNNNNNNNNNNNNNNNNNNNNNNNNNNNNNNNNNNNNNNNNNNNNNNNNNNNNNNNNNNNNNNNNNNNNNNNNNNNNNNNNNNNNNNNNNNNNNNNNNNNNNNNNNNNNNNNNNNNNNNNNNNNNNNNNNNNNNNNNNNNNNNNNNNNNNNNNNNNNNNNNNNNNNNNNNNNNNNNNNNNNNNNNNNNNNNNNNNNNNNNNNNNNNNNNNNNNNNNCAGATAGCTTATGAGCATATAAACGTACCTTTTAGGATAcagcaaattttgaaatattgaatttttcctTTCAGTTGCTAATAAGTCTCA is from Temnothorax longispinosus isolate EJ_2023e chromosome 10, Tlon_JGU_v1, whole genome shotgun sequence and encodes:
- the LOC139821162 gene encoding F-box/LRR-repeat protein 4-like isoform X1 — encoded protein: MTSNYQPIYCESCNRYPFISRVSVGEEDSIDFIYQFAKKRFVAKDHMSHSIYYTAPDIIGPPKFPHYDYGKQFRPCFFNRTYTFRPDPLISNSPWQDEMRTCNFIHCPHHDTIENKYIDIEFHEAVYPIRVSIYEIYNPGSLIQILARDPNNEWIKLWNESSQIVPPTSRLFSPPLSHPCNFKTKMVRLTFKKSTCVSYTKLDAIMLIGTSNLILSRNPYEDLTDMLRKINCMYSQNHEDIYNLTADIKNAHMDIVHLQKNFPEYCIIGKSDIRRTSYNNNLRPQDVSQEVIPDYVRPYGEKNSRHILLESHSNDAKCMKLSSDESKELSRCSISELPDEIMLKIFKNLDLMTLCRMNKVNRRFNDLIRDSSLYTRLNIKQGFPREMRNLFCYLTSRCKYLQQLDLKASTFDVTNFVNFLDNCGRSLTHLRLRYCRTVDNRALLKISEICKNLKEFTLYNCYDVNDEGFSYLEKLNGFEHLNICSSDIKGQRLYKILQKNQQIRDLNFVPGCLTNPDTATVLYNLCSNLEVIRIQDIAELTSRDINALADCKDLRKVYFWGLMVRCTIFDCDLRKLLSSWQHLEVALFSNINFTEGNLNLLAQCKNLKQLHLGYVQLDTPDKYSIILEQCPKLQEFYLICCNRYHSINDCLINEWKERFPHVSVYKYP
- the LOC139821162 gene encoding F-box/LRR-repeat protein 4-like isoform X2 codes for the protein MTSNYQPIYCESCNRYPFISRVSVGEEDSIDFIYQFAKKRFVAKDHMSHSIYYTAPDIIGPPKFPHYDYGKQFRPCFFNRTYTFRPDPLISNSPWQDEMRTCNFIHCPHHDTIENKYIDIEFHEAVYPIRVSIYEIYNPGSLIQILARDPNNEWIKLWNESSQIVPPTSRLFSPPLSHPCNFKTKMVRLTFKKSTCVSYTKLDAIMLIGTSNLILSRNPYEDLTDMLRKINCMYSQNHEDIYNLTADIKNAHMDIVHLQKNFPEYCIIGKSDIRRTSYNNNLRPQDVSQEVIPDYVRPYGEKNSRHILLESHSNDAKCMKLSSDESKELSRCSISELPDEIMLKIFKNLDLMTLCRMNKVNRRFNDLIRDSSLYTRLNIKQGFPREMRNLFCYLTSRCKYLQQLDLKASTFDVTNFVNFLDNCGRSLTHLRLRYCRTVDNRALLKISEICKNLKEFTLYNCYDVNDEGFSYLEKLNGFEHLNICSSDIKGQRLYKILQKNQQIRDLNFVPGCLTNPDTATVLYNLCSNLEVIRIQDIAELTSRDINALADCKDLRKVYFWGTIICNPISLGLAGRGSAATN